The Punica granatum isolate Tunisia-2019 chromosome 4, ASM765513v2, whole genome shotgun sequence sequence AGTTTGAATTTGTGATTTGTAATGAGCGGTGTTTTTATAATGTCTGATTTTCTGTGGATTTAAAGGTGCCAAAGATGACGAAAATGGCCAAGGCGAGGAAGGCACCCTCCGCTTCGAACGGCACTGGCGTGACCCCGGGCAACAGCTTGCCTGTGTTCTCGAGTGTAAAATCGAGTGTAGCTGTCCCGAGCAACAACACGTCAGGTCGGAGAACAGAAGAAACAACCCATGTTCCTGTCCCGACTGTCGCCACTCTTCCCGCGCAATGCAGCCTCCCTGTCTCTCCCAGTACATCGGATGGGCATTCGGTCTCAGTGGATGAAACAATGTCCACTTGTGAATCTTTTAAGAGCCCAGATGTTGAGTACATTGACAATTACGAGGTTTCAGCTGTCGATTCCATTGATAGGAAAACATTCAGCAGCCTCTACATTTCGGAACATTCAGAGAAAGCAGGTCAATTGTCCTTGAGAAGTTCGATAattttctctctgtttttttttttccatttttctgcCTGAGAAGTAAACTTCGTGGGTTTTGATTCTCTTTGCAGTTAACATTTGCAACAGAGATGCTCTCACGGATATGGAAATGGATGAAAAAGCCAACATCGACGATAATTACATGGACCCACAGCTTTGTGCAACCATCGCCTGCGATATTTACAAGCATCTCCGAGCATCTGAGGTTCGTTATATGCTCGGTTTGAACTAATTCATACTTGGAAGGAGACATTTGCCTCAGATGTCATTTTTGTAGGTGTAATCATATTTGCTATTTGTATCTCAGATGAAGAAAAGACCCTCCACAGACTTCATGGAAAGAATTCAAAAGGATATCAATCCGAGCATGCGTGCTATACTAATTGATTGGCTCGTGGAGGTAACTTAATCTCGGTTATTTCCCGGGTCTGAAGTTCCGTCAAATATGTGAATTTCCAATTAGTAACTGAAAGTTCTGTCTTTCCAATCGCAGGTGGCTGAAGAGTACAGGCTCGTACCTGATACCTTGCATCTGACTGTCAACTACATTGATCGGTATCTCTCAGGAAACGTGATGAACAGGCAGCGTCTACAGTTGCTTGGAGTAGCTTCCATGATGATTGCCTCGTACGACACTTGGCACTTTCTCATGGATCAATCTTCCCATTCAGCATTAGCCTTAAAAAAATTGCTAAGTTGTACTAACATCAAAAGATTTATCGAATTGCCAGGAAGTACGAAGAGATTTGTGCGCCGCAAGTGGAAGAGTTCTGTTACATAACCGATAATACATACTTCAAGGATGAGGTCTGCAATCAGAAGATCATCTGCTTTTCATTAGCAGTAGTCATTGCTCTTTGTATTGCTGATTAAGCTCTTCTGTTGCCTGTGTAGGTTCTACAAATGGAGTCGGCTGTGTTGAATCACTTGAAGTTCGAGTTGACAGCCCCAACTGCCAAATGCTTTCTAAGGTTGAGACCGATCCATTCATAAGTTGCCTCTTACCTTTTTCATTACAAAACTTGGCAAAATTGGTGGTTATTTATATCTTTGTGTTGCAATATACAGACGATTCGTCCGTGCTGCTCAAGCCGCCAGTGAGGTATCCGTCTCAACATTTCTCTGTTGTATGCTTGTTTCGTCGTTCAGCACTCGTTTCCGTGGAATTTTTCCAATCTAATGAAGCCGGACACTGAGATTAGGCATTTTAGTAGTTCAGGTCTTGGAACATGCATTCGATCTTTAACCTTTTCTGTTTTGTCTAAATGAAGAAAAGCAGTCATGTCTTTGCCAAAGAGCACATTCTCAAAAATGCAACCCCGAAATGTTTCTGCCCTGTATCCTGCATCTTTCAAGTGACAAATGGAAcagaaaaatggaaattacTATCTGGCTTGTGGTTTCTATACCTAGGGATTAGTTATCCTTATTTGTTCTGTTTTTCCGATGTCAGGTTCCATCGATGCAGCTCGAGTGCTTGGCCAACTACTTAGCTGAACTCTCGCTACTAGAGTACAGCATGCTCTCTTATGCCCCCTCGCTTATTGCCGCTTCTTCTATATTTCTTGCAAATTACATACTTGTCCCCTCGAAGAGACCTTGGGTACATTCATCTCCAACTCTCCGGAATTCtatcttctttatttttgcCTCTTGCTCGGTCCTTAATTTATTCCTCTGCTCAATTTGTATTAAGTTCATATCTTAATATTGCGCAGGATTCGACCTTACAACATTACACTCTGTATCAACCATCAGATTTACGGGAATGTGTGAAGGAACTGCACCGTCTTTGCCTCAACAGCCAGAGCTCTAACTTGCCCGCCATCAGAGAGAAGTATAGTCAGCATAAGGTAATGGCGGTGTTATCAAGTCATCGTTGTTAACATTATTATCTGATGATGATGCTTATAGCGATTGATCATTTTGGTTTGCGATCACAGTACAAGTATGTGGCGAAGAAGCACTGCCCACCATCAATACCTGCAGAGTTCTTCCACAACAGTGCTCATTGAGCTGTGCGCGGTTCTCTTGTTCCAATGTTTTGTTGGATCGGGTCAAAGTTGGCTCATTGATTTTCCTATTTCATGGGCAAGAGAGCAGCCCGCCCTTGTATTCATCGGCCATTCTGTACAATGTTTCCTGTCTTGTACTGATATTTTCCACCAACAAGCTAGGCCCTATGAGATCAGTTGGTGGATCGATGATCGATCGTTATAACTTGATCTTTGTGGTTCGATTATGCAAGTTAAATTCAAATTGCAAGTTCAAGTTAACATGACTATTGTAATACAAACCATTCAATAACATGGCACAGTTATGGCACATGAAGATGAACAGCAAAATGGAAGTACGACACGAAAGAGCATATTATTCAGTGCCATGATAGGACTATCTGATATGAACACGAGCTGCAAAAAAGGCACATGATACAAAATGTGCAGGAAGGACTTTCGGCAAGTTGCAAAGAAGTTGGGCCTTAGGAGCCAGAGATCAGTAGTTGGTGACATGATGAACATCCTCCTGCCTTGATTATGCAAGTTAGCTCAAGCGCAAGCCACATGACTATCGCAAAACAAACCATTCGGTGAAACAACATGTATTAGGAAAAATTCACAGGTTTATTTCGGACTTGTGTCTATCCCTTATAAACTTATGGATTTcttctcaacttttccatgtgaGATTACCTCGAACACCTGccctcaccattctccatatagtaGAGAAACTGTCCCAACCATTCTCTCCCTTCTCGACTATGTGGAGGACTTCGTCGAAATCCCCGTTATACGACGGCAAGCAACGCACATGACACAACTAACTTTGAGCCGGTTTTCCACTTTCGAACTCAGATACCAATTGTTATGACCTTCACGAGCtacgagttccacactcgggcctggTGTGGTGTGGATTTCCACACATAACGTGTGCGCTTCCCCATGATCGTTAccttgggctctgataccacttgttaggAAAAATTCACAGACCCACTTTGGACTCAAGTTTATCCACAACTCAAAAACTTAAGCCAATAGGTTGCTAGACATTGTCTCTTATAAAtttatggatttcctctcaacttttttATGTGGGATTACCTCCAACATCCGTTTTCACCATTCTCTATATATGAGAGAAACCATCCCAGCAACATGGTTACACACCATGTATCTGAACTGCAGAACAGGAACACGAGACAAAAAatgggggaaaaagaaaagtgctCAATAGAATATTGCGAAGTTACGAAGAAACTTAAGCATAACCATAAAAGTTGATTCTCTCTTTTGTAGTAACCGCTATTCTGCACTGACCTTCAACGAGGGAGGATAAACTGGTAAAGTGTAAAAATATCATATCCAATTGAAAAAGGACTATATGCTTTTTAATTTGTATGACATCATTTTTCAAGAGAAATGTTAGCTTTAGgcatttttatcattttctttaacCAAAAAGGAAGTTTCCTAGGCTAGATTTGGCTTTTCATTTGATTCCACAATTTGTCAAAATGTCCcaggaaaagaaattataaattaagtTGGAAGAAAATGTATTTTCACTTGTTTTTCCTTTATCATTTAATATTCCTAGCCAAAGTATTATACCATTTTCACTTTCTAACAATATTGAGCTAATACCCGAGTAACTATTAGTCTCAGTCAATAGATTGAAGGCATCCGGTGGTCtcatcaaaaagaaaataaaagcattTTACTGTGATGATAATCTTTGACATTATCAACGACTTCAGTTtctgtcatttttttatataaattcttttttgctGGGTATTTTATGATATAATTTCATCTTCATCATTTATTCTACTTGGATTATGATATGATATCATTGTCCGATGAAGTTACCCTTCTCTCTAAGGAGAGTGAAAGTGAAGAGTGTTTCTGTTCTAAGCTCACTTTTCCTCAGTAATTTGGAGCCCACAAAGATAAGAGATTGAGATGCCTCTTGTCCACCAAATCACTTTATGCATCGAAAATTTTCTCTTTGCAATGGAAGGCTACAGTCGAATCGACGGGTCTCCAGATGCGTCGGGCTagatataacatggatacgTGCAATAAAACATTACATGAACTAGTAGAAATCCGGAACCCTGCGCATAGTCTAGATTATTCGTAAATGATTCTAGAGGATTCGTTTATGGATTATATAATGAGGTAACCTTCCTCCTATAGTATCACCAAAGAATTCGAATTATATGTGAATGCCCAGGTATAGATCAATCCGGTTTCTAATATTCCTCATATTGACttcatttacaaaaataatttatgcgTACATATTAGTTCTACAATTTTGCGTTGCATAAATTATGGTCCAATTCGTCTTTCATGCAAAATTTCACGTTCCGTTCATGAGGTACGATCTTGTCCGTCTTATCCATAGACTCGATCATGCGATAGGATCCACCCTCTCGCCAATGAGTTCATGAGAAATAAAACATGAAAACAACTCATTAACACTACAAGAAAACAGTTTTAAGCAACGTTCTTCTGGTGACGTTGAACAATGCATCGCGAATGATTACATTCAGTGGTTCATGTTGCGGCATTTTCATCAGAGTCGCCTAAAGTCGGTCTTTGGCAACGCTTTTTAAAGCGTCGGCAGATGTAGTCCCGAGAAGCAATCCTAAGACAACGTTTCAGGGAAGGGTCGCTGCAAACCAACTTCTGGCCACTCTTTTTGTGACGTCGTACAAAGTTAATATCTGGACGACATTTGATAAACGTCTTCGTAGGATTGAACTTGGGTGACATGTGGTAAATATCGCCGCAGTCCAAATAACGACGACGCTTCACATTGCGTGGCAATAGATTGGCTGGGGCAACTTTTACCACGTGTTGTCCAATGTCAAACATAGTATGACCCATCATATGCGTCGCTCAATGTATCATTTTGGgaccttttttatttatggcATTGTCATTCTAGCAACATGttgtaaataattttacaaCGTGTTATCAATGTGTAGTCGCATGTAGTCCTACTTACCGACCTAATTAAAAGAAAGAGCTATATATAACTGTTGAACTACAAAACCTAGCTAAATCGAAAAATACACAAGGAATTGTTAAAAGCTTCAACATCTTAGGCTAATATTGGATTCAATTAAGAATTCAGGGGACAACTCTTGAAGGTACGTCACCCAAATAAATCAATCCATCCGGATTAATGGGGATATCAATCATTAATTTGttcacattcatcctcatatACCATGTTCCCTATCCATTTTAAAGTCAAATAGATGGTATCGTCGGACAAGAGAGAAAGGCTCCCCGGATGGGTCTGTGGAGGGGTCACAACAGGGGACAAGAGGTCATCGGAAAGGTCAGTGGTAGATGGTTTCGTCGGACAAGAGAGAATGCATCACTAAAGGGGATGAGAGGTGAAGGGGTAACGTATGGGTCAACGAAGGAAATTCCCCTAAAATCCGAACCtgaatattttttgttttagcaACAAGATATTAATATGAATAGAagttactttattttttagcAACATGcccattaatatattaatgcaCTTCTTAATTTTGTCTCGATAAAATTCATTCATTGTTGTTCCAACCGTCAATATTCTCGATTCCAGACTGCAGGTTGTCGCAAACACCATGTTCCCATTCCTCCTCGGTTTCATTTGGTTTACTGGTTTTCTAGCGACATGTTTTGAGGTCTCGAgtgattaattttattgttataGGGATATTATTCTACAAATATGACAAGGGCACGTGCACGAACACTGAAGGGAGCACGATTGTCTTCAATGGAGGCTTCTGTCAGCTCAAATGCCTCGAGGAATTTGCTGGAAGATGATAACGAAACCCAGCCTCTGGATTCAATGGAAGAAGTTCCTCGAACTCCAGCCGGTCGGCATTGCATGTAGCGACGTTTCGTAGAGGTCGGCAAATGATGGGCTTGGGCGACATTAAATAAAGATCGTCCCAGGACTAGTTTGAGCAACGCTGAGGAATGTTATGCGAAAAGAGGCTTGTGTGACGTTCAAAGATGTTACCCCAAAACAGGCTTGTGTGTCGTTTATGAAATGTCACCCAACCCAGGTTTGGGCAACGTTTTTAAAGTTCGGCCCAGACCTCGCTTGGGTGACCTTTTGAAATGACGCCAAGGACTGGTTCTAGCGACCAAAAGCAAGCGTCCCCATAGATGATACTTTTGGCAACGCGTCTTCTGAGGTCACTATAAATTTGTTTTTGGCGACATTTATATAAAAACATCGCCAATCCTCTTGTAACAATACGTGTGCTGACACTTTGAAAAATGTCATCAGAAGCATCGCAGGACTTTAGGGGACGACTGAAAACTTCGCCAAAAGCCCCCAAAAAATGTCGCTAATGGCCTGCTTTCTTGTAATATTGACAATGATGTACCCTCTCCAAATTCAACACAAATCGTATGAATTTGTTATCTTTATATGAACTTGCTTCCACGTGCGATGCCAAGGGAATTCTTATCCAAACATTTCGCTGCATTCAGCACACGCATTCTCTGTAATTATAAGTGGCTCGGTTTTGATCAAGACAGCCTTTTCCATAGCGTAAATGGAGGGAGAATTTGCGGCACAGTTCATGGCTATGTGAGTTGATTTTCTTATGTATGATAGGATGGATGAGAAGAAACAGTTTCGTGTTTTTCTCTCGTTTAGTGGCTGTCTTTTGAGTTTGGATATAGATTCTTGcgagatagatagatagattcgAATGAATTTAGGATCTTGAAATTGACTGTTGAGTTGTTTTCCTCACTTGTTTCTTAATTATTCacccaaaacaaaaatttacattccattttcaattttatttaacatCACACCTAATCAGAACTTCACATTTCTTAATATGCTCGTGCAATGCGGAAAATTatattagttttctttttctggtgaacaaaaattatattagtttCATGATTTTCGATCCGTACAAATGTGTTAATCGCATCAAATTACAAACATTTGCTATCAGAAAACTTTTGATTCCATTCATGCACGACATAAAACCATGAAAACAATGCaaacaaaaaataagaaagggaaaaaaaaaacattttatcGACTAACAGTTAGTTCGTTAATACAACGACACGTGGCTTCATATCCTTGTTTTCTCCCTCCTCCTCACTCACACCTCTATATAAACCAACCATCTCGTTTCAGTTTCTGCACTGCCCGTCTCTCTTGGTTCTCTTCCAATCTTTAGTAATTAGCACTTTAAAACACTCTTTTTCTTTAGGACTGCCGTTTccattcttcttccttttgccatttttcatttttttttcattcaattgTTTTATGCAGAGActctttaaaaaagaaaaaaagacacAACAACACTGCACTTTCTTCTATTTGggaaatatatgtatatatatatatatatatatatatttacttccCATCTTTCCATTTGATTCCAAATTTAGCACGGAACCAAATTAGCACGTAAAATTTCGAGTTTTTGTTCTCTTGAGATCTGAGCATTTTCCCTATAATGGCCATGAGGAATCAACATCCCAACAACCAAGTCTTCGATATCGACACTGTAGGTAATGAGCATGGGAAGGATTATGACGATGATGGACGTCTCAGGCGAACAGGTAATTCAtccaatattttattttattttattaataagagTTGGACTTTGTAAATGTTCGCTGTTTTTAGTAACTTTTTAGAGAAATTCACTCCTATTGTTTCTCTTTGACTGTCCCATGCACTCCACACAATTGATGAATACGAGCCACaaaattctctctcattttccaTTACATCTTCCCTGTCCCGATCACTGACTACGGGTTGGTTTCTATGACATCCACAGCGTCATCACTAATTAGTTGTTTTAGAGTGACCTGAAAAGTGCAGCACATCGACAGTGTCGTATTTTATCGATCAACTGCACATCTTATAGATCTTTTACAGAACTGAAAGAATTCTTCTGGTATTGCATCTGTTTGATTATTGGTCATGAGTCGTGATTTACATCAATCAAGTCATCCAATTTCATTCGATCTTACATACGTCGACTTTGCATGCATATACTTACCCTTATTAATTGCGTGAATTTTGAAGGGACTATATATACCGCAAGTGCCCACATAATCACTGCCGTGATCGGATCGGGAGTGTTATCCTTGGCTTGGGCTATTGCACAACTTGGCTGGGTTGCCGGACCGATTGTTATGTTACTGTTCTCCATTGTGACCCTTTACACTTCAACTCTCCTAACCTATGGTTACCGAACCGGGGATCCGATCAAAGGAAAGAGGAACTACACTTACATGGAAGCTGTTCGATCCAATCTTGGTATGAGACGACATTAATTTTTCTGTTAACTACATCTTATGGTCTGCCAACTTACCAAGAACCGTAAACTAGTGGCCTGAATAAtatgattatatattaatCATGTAATCAGTTCTCCATTTGTTTTCCAGTCTTGAAAAGCTTGCAGTTTTTATGCAGCGTGATTACAATTCACATAGCAATCGCAATGTTTGAACTTTACCTTAAAATTGCTCCTTTTTCAGGTGGATTTAGGGTCAAGATGTGCGGTATTGTTCAGTACGTGAACCTGTTTGGAGTTGCTGTCGGCTACACCATTGCATCGGCCATAAGCACGATGTGAGTTTGCATTTTCATTTCGACGTGCTCGTTTTCTGAAAGAATTACGACAAAGACATCGTAAAAGCGTAATGGAAATACTTATAGGCGCATTTTGTTGGGTATTGCTGCGATAAACTCCTCAATACTTTTGTTCTGTAATTCTTTCTATACTGAAACAGGGCGATTAGGAGATCCAACTGCTTCCATGACAGTGGAGGGAAAGATCCATGCAAAATGAATGGAAATCCTTACATGATCGGGTTTGGGGTTGCCGAAATTATCCTCTCTCAGATTCCAGAATTCGATCAGCTCTGGTGGCTGTCATACGTTGCCGCAGTCATGTCCTTCACATACTCTGGCATTGGTCTTGGACTCGGAATCGGGAAAACAGCAGGTTTTTGTTTTAGACTTAGAGCAATAGGAGTGTTATTTAAGCGTAATTAGCgaaaattgcataatatttatgtattctcgaaatagaaagaaagagtAAATTTGTCTGATTTAGTAAATTTTTCCGTTCATTTTTGTGATTACCAGGAAATGGTGAAATCAAGGGAAGTCTCACTGGAGTAAAGATTGGAGAAATATCGAAAGTTCGAAAAATTTGGAGGACCTTCCAAGCTCTTGGAAACATTGCCTTTGCCTATTCATATTCTCTCATTCTTATAGAAATTCAGGTCCGCGCTTCACCTGTCCTACTCGTCGCTTATTAAACTGTACGCATCTGAGAGACTAATAGCAGGAAAACCGAGCATCTGTGATATCGCAACGGAGAGAATTGCTGGTCTGAATATTTCGTTGAGATCAGGAGTTGTCACTGGAACGGCAGTGAATGCAGTTGTCGCATGCACATTAGTATACACGACATCAAAATAGATACTGCATAAATTTCACACGCTATGTGCAATGTTCTCAAGATCAATAGCTGAATTTACAGCTTTTATATGTTAGTACCCTGGAATCTGTTGAATCATTACAAGTCACTGCTCAATTAGcattcattcaattttgtATGAACAGGACACGGTGAAATCACCCCCATCAGAATTGAGTATTATGAAGAAAGCAAGCAGGGTGAGTATCGCGGTAACCACGTTCTTCTACATGCTATGTGGATGCATGGGCTATGCAGCTTTTGGTGATAGTGCACCAGGAAATCTtctcacgggcttcggcttctATAATCCCTTCTGGCTAATAGACATTGCCAATGCCGCGATAGTGATTCATCTCCTAGGTGCATATCAGGTCTTCTGCCAACCTTTGTTCGCATTTCTCGAGGCAAAAGTGATCAAGGCATTCCCAAACACCACATTCTTCACTCATGAGTTTGAAATCTCAATTCCTTTTTATAACAAGCCCTACAAGCTCAGCCTCTTTAGGCTCGTGTGGAGGACCGTGTTCGTGATGGTGACCACCACGATAGCAATGCTCCTCCCATTTTTTAACGATGTGGTGGGCTTGCTCGGGGCAATTGGATTCTGGCCTTTGACCGTCTTTTTCCCGATTGAGATGTACATAGAGCAGATGAAAATCCAAAAGTGGGCCGTCAAATGGGTCTCTCTGAAACTCTTAAGCTGTGGTTGTCTCATCGTAACTATTGCTGCTACTGTCGGCTCGATTGCTGGAATAGTCGATGATCTCCAGACCTACAAACCATTCAAGAGTGATTATTAGGTTTCTCTAGTTCAAGAAAGGaaggaaatagaaattttGAGATTTATCTCGTGTTCATGTTTTCTGTAGCTAAGCTAGGACTTAAATGCATGTCTATGTATGCAATTGTTCTGTTTGTTTCTTCGAGTAGATGCAATTGTGTTTCTATTCGAAAGAGATAAATGTATCTATTCGATGATGGATGTCTTAGTTTGTGAAAGTTTTAAGCTCAACAGGCTTGAGCTTTTTAGGCATTGACTATAAACAAAAAAGATCATAGGCTACCATAATAATTCTCTGCAACTTCAATATAGCATGCCATGCAGAAAATAAGTACTATGTTTCTATATAATTTCAGACGAGTTAATAAGACTCGTTTCAGGGACCACTTTATGGAAGCACGTAAAACAGAAATACCCGAACAGGATGTCGGACCAGAGGTCCGAGCTCGCTATCTCCCTCTTGCTTGATCTAGAATGTTGCTCCTCGCAATAAAATACTTATGAATCAATCCCACAAAGGCTCTTTAACCAAAAGGTTCATCTTCTCCTGAAGAAACTTCAACACATCGTCTCTCCCTTCCTTGATAAGCGACTGCCTTATCCTCCCAAACGTGACCCCAGAAGGCCTAATTCCTTTCTCCATCATCTCTTCAAGCAACATGCAAGCTTTCTTCAAATTGCCCTTCTCGCACAGCCCATTTATAAGCACTGTGTACGTGTGCATGCTTGGGACAAACCTCTTCAACGTCATGTACTTCCACACCTTCAGAGCCATTTCTAGCTCATTGCTCTCGCAGAACATCTTTATCATCACTGTGTAGGTGTCTGCATCTGGATCACAAACCTTAATCATTCTACGGAACACTTTATACGCCTCATCAGATTCTCCTCTTCTGATCAAGGTTATCAATATAATGTTGTAGGTCCTTGAGTTGGGCTTGGTCCCCTTAGCATCCATTTCGTTTAGGACCCTGTAGGCGTTCTTAAGTCGATTCACTTTACAGAATGCGCCGATCAGGGCATTATAGGCCACCACATCAGCAGGGACTCCATTCCTCTCCATCTCCAAGAATGTGTCCACTGCGTCCTCGATACGGTTCTCTACCCCATAAGTGTGGATTAGAACACTGTAGATGAAAGGAGTCGGCTTAGGGAACACGGGGCTCATTTCCCTAATGACTCCCACTGCCTCATCAACCCTGCCTGCTTTGCACAGGACATCGACCATAATACCGTAGGTCACTATATCGGGCTCGCACCCACTGCCCACCATTTCCCGGAAGATCTCCCTTGCCTTGGGGAGGTTCGGAGCCTTCCCCCACCCTTCTATCAATATGCTATATGTCTTCGAGTCGGGCACAAATCGCTCCTTCATGGACTCGAATATCTCCTGGGCCTTCCTCACGTTCCTGGCCTTGCAGAGAGCGCTCAATAGACTGTTGAATGCAGCAACATTTGGGGACATGCCATACTTCTCCATCACGTTAAACGCGTACACCGCTTCCTCCACCTTCTGTGCCCGTGCATACTTCCTCATAATGATGCAGAATGTCTCAATGTTGAGGGTGCCCTCCTTCCTCATTGCGTTCACGAGATCCCACATGATCTGATACTGCCGAATCCTGGCGAGGGACTCGATCATTGAGTGG is a genomic window containing:
- the LOC116202542 gene encoding cyclin-A1-1-like, which encodes MSTQNRRSSFSSSTASSLAKRHAPSSENAGKPGNAPPPHLAKKRAPLGNLTNQRTEGNPGGPLAHSTTVPKMTKMAKARKAPSASNGTGVTPGNSLPVFSSVKSSVAVPSNNTSGRRTEETTHVPVPTVATLPAQCSLPVSPSTSDGHSVSVDETMSTCESFKSPDVEYIDNYEVSAVDSIDRKTFSSLYISEHSEKAVNICNRDALTDMEMDEKANIDDNYMDPQLCATIACDIYKHLRASEMKKRPSTDFMERIQKDINPSMRAILIDWLVEVAEEYRLVPDTLHLTVNYIDRYLSGNVMNRQRLQLLGVASMMIASKYEEICAPQVEEFCYITDNTYFKDEVLQMESAVLNHLKFELTAPTAKCFLRRFVRAAQAASEVPSMQLECLANYLAELSLLEYSMLSYAPSLIAASSIFLANYILVPSKRPWDSTLQHYTLYQPSDLRECVKELHRLCLNSQSSNLPAIREKYSQHKYKYVAKKHCPPSIPAEFFHNSAH
- the LOC116203834 gene encoding amino acid permease 4-like gives rise to the protein MAMRNQHPNNQVFDIDTVGNEHGKDYDDDGRLRRTGTIYTASAHIITAVIGSGVLSLAWAIAQLGWVAGPIVMLLFSIVTLYTSTLLTYGYRTGDPIKGKRNYTYMEAVRSNLGGFRVKMCGIVQYVNLFGVAVGYTIASAISTMAIRRSNCFHDSGGKDPCKMNGNPYMIGFGVAEIILSQIPEFDQLWWLSYVAAVMSFTYSGIGLGLGIGKTAGNGEIKGSLTGVKIGEISKVRKIWRTFQALGNIAFAYSYSLILIEIQDTVKSPPSELSIMKKASRVSIAVTTFFYMLCGCMGYAAFGDSAPGNLLTGFGFYNPFWLIDIANAAIVIHLLGAYQVFCQPLFAFLEAKVIKAFPNTTFFTHEFEISIPFYNKPYKLSLFRLVWRTVFVMVTTTIAMLLPFFNDVVGLLGAIGFWPLTVFFPIEMYIEQMKIQKWAVKWVSLKLLSCGCLIVTIAATVGSIAGIVDDLQTYKPFKSDY
- the LOC116203833 gene encoding pentatricopeptide repeat-containing protein At1g77360, mitochondrial isoform X2 → MREVSDSSKKICKIMTSNPTVVLHTALDQSGVRASQEVVEDVLKRFANAGMLAYRFFEWATKQRNYFHSVKAYHSMIESLARIRQYQIMWDLVNAMRKEGTLNIETFCIIMRKYARAQKVEEAVYAFNVMEKYGMSPNVAAFNSLLSALCKARNVRKAQEIFESMKERFVPDSKTYSILIEGWGKAPNLPKAREIFREMVGSGCEPDIVTYGIMVDVLCKAGRVDEAVGVIREMSPVFPKPTPFIYSVLIHTYGVENRIEDAVDTFLEMERNGVPADVVAYNALIGAFCKVNRLKNAYRVLNEMDAKGTKPNSRTYNIILITLIRRGESDEAYKVFRRMIKVCDPDADTYTVMIKMFCESNELEMALKVWKYMTLKRFVPSMHTYTVLINGLCEKGNLKKACMLLEEMMEKGIRPSGVTFGRIRQSLIKEGRDDVLKFLQEKMNLLVKEPLWD
- the LOC116203833 gene encoding pentatricopeptide repeat-containing protein At1g77360, mitochondrial isoform X1, translated to MLRNRNWLGTLPSRWILSIRALSSSEPSMREVSDSSKKICKIMTSNPTVVLHTALDQSGVRASQEVVEDVLKRFANAGMLAYRFFEWATKQRNYFHSVKAYHSMIESLARIRQYQIMWDLVNAMRKEGTLNIETFCIIMRKYARAQKVEEAVYAFNVMEKYGMSPNVAAFNSLLSALCKARNVRKAQEIFESMKERFVPDSKTYSILIEGWGKAPNLPKAREIFREMVGSGCEPDIVTYGIMVDVLCKAGRVDEAVGVIREMSPVFPKPTPFIYSVLIHTYGVENRIEDAVDTFLEMERNGVPADVVAYNALIGAFCKVNRLKNAYRVLNEMDAKGTKPNSRTYNIILITLIRRGESDEAYKVFRRMIKVCDPDADTYTVMIKMFCESNELEMALKVWKYMTLKRFVPSMHTYTVLINGLCEKGNLKKACMLLEEMMEKGIRPSGVTFGRIRQSLIKEGRDDVLKFLQEKMNLLVKEPLWD